TCGGTGGGCATGATCGCTTTGCGCGGCTTGATCGGGTTTATTTTCTCGCGCGAGTTCGCCCTCGAAGCGCTCCAGGCCGCGCGCCAGGAATCCCAAGAGGGAAATTGAGGCGGGGTTGCTAGAAATTCCGCGTCGTTTTCCCCTATCTTTTCGCGAAGTATGCTCGAGCACACCGGGGGACATCAGGGGTCGGATCGCGTCGTCACGCTGGGGCGACGTGGATTCATCGCGAGCCATCTGCTGCGCGAACTCGAGCGCAGGGCGTGTCCCGTTCTGGCGCTGGGTCGAGACGCTGTCGATCTGACCGAAGCCGCTTCGGTCGACAAGCTCTCGGGTCTGCTTCGGTCCACGGACATCGTGGTGGTCGATGCCGCTCTGCCTCCCGAACGAGGACGGGATTTTCGCGCGTTCTCGCAGAATCTGCGCATGGTCGAGCATCTGTGCGAGGTATTCGACAAGAACCCGCCTGCGCATGTGATCTATCTGAGTTCGGATGCCGTCTACGATGCTAGCAAGATTCCCCTGGATGAAGATTCGACACGAGAGCCGATCAATCTCTATGCGTTGATGCACACGGCGCGCGAGATGTTGCTGGATTCGGTTCTCGAAACCCGCGGAGTACCGCTGTGCATCTTGCGCCCGGTGAACATCTTCGGTCATGGCGATCCACACGGAAGCTACGGGCCCAACGCATTCGTGAATCAGGCGATCGCGGAACGACGCATCACACTCTACGGAAGAGGCGAAGAGCGGCGCTGTCATCTCTACATTGGCGATGCGGTTCGGCTGATCGCCCTCTGCATCGAGAAGCGCAGTCGAGGATCGATCAATCTGGCCCAGCCCGGCGTGACGAGTTTCATGGAACTCGCCCAACACGTTCAGAAGCAGTGTCCGTTCGAAGTTCGGTTCGAGTTTCGGCCCCGCACGGTTCCGACCATCCACCGCCCCTACAAGATCACGCAGGTGTTTCGCTTCATCCAGAATCGGGGTCGCCCGATCGGTCCGATCGTGCACCGGCCTTTTGATTCGCGTCAGCTGGTGCGTTCCTTTCCCGAATTCGAATTCACTCCCCTTGATACCGCGCTCGAGGCTTTCATCCGCACCGCGATCGATGCGGCGAGCACTCATGCCTGAGAGGCGTGTCGTCAACAGACTGTCCCCGAGGCCCGCGCTGTGCCGACCCTGGCAGGCCTGGCGTTGAGCCCGCTGATGGTCGGAGTCGGGTTGCTCGGGGGGCTGTTCTTCGCTCACCTCGCTCTATGGCGTGTCTGGGTTCCGCGTCGGCCCACACTCGTGCTCTTGGGGATCTTCTTCGGAGGTCTGGTTGCGGGCCTCGTGGGTTGTCTCGCACTTGGCTGGCTCGAAGGGCCGTGGCCGGTGTTGCAGGTGCTGTTGTTTCACGGCTCGTTCTCTCTGGCTTATGTGGTCGCGTATTCCGGAATCGAGGCCACGAGTCCTTCGCTGGCGATCGCCCGCGCCGTGCGGCGGGCCGGACCGAAGGGTTGCACCTACGTGGAACTCTCTTCTCTGGTGAATGATCGCGCCTATCTCGAGCCGCGACTTCGAGCACTGGAGAACAGCGGTGCCGTACTCGTCGATCAGGATAGCTACCGGCTTAGCCCGCAAGGGATGCGCTGGGCCCGTCTGATGAAGATCGCGAGTGATGTCTTCCTGAACCTTCCCAAGGGTTCTTGAGAGATGCCGTCGGGCGAAGCCTTGCTGAGCCTTTCTCCGGTGTTTGGACTCGCGTCCTACGTCATCGCTCACGTTGGGATCAGCCGGGCGTTTTCGGCCCGCGGGATGCTATTCCGTGCGATCTGTGGTTTCGCAGTAGGCGCGCTCGCGATGTTGTGGATCAATCTGGAGGCTCCCCCGGAGCTGAGGCTATTGAACGGTTTGAGTTATCTCGCCCTGGGATTCGGGTACTTCAATTTCGTGAATCTGAACTTCACCTCGATACGCGTGCGGGTGCTTCGGGAGTTGCTGGAGTGTCATCCCGTGCCCATTACAAACGAACAGATTCGGAAGAACTACGGGGCTGGCGAAATTCTGGACTCTCGCCTGCAGCGACTGACGGCCACGGGGCAGCTTGTCCGAGATGGGAATCGCTACAGGACGGGGAAGGGCGGTGTGCTCTTGATCAGTCGCGTCTTCGATCTGCTCATCTGGCTCGTGAAGGGAAGCGAGACCCGAGGGTGAATCATGCAAGCTAGGGTTCAAGAAGACGCGACTGGCTTCAATGCGAACTACGGGCGCTGGGTCCTGTCGACGATCTGTGCCTTGCTATTCGCGATGCCTCTCGGGATCGGCCTTCTCTACGGGGCGGACTATCTGGATCTCGCAAATGAGCCTCTCGCCTATCGCTACTTCTTCTGCGTGAGAATCGCAGCGGGAGAGACCGTCGTGGTGGGCGTCGGCTGGTTGCTCGGGCTCTTTCAACAGATCCTCTACCCGCTCTTTGGCGATACGGACTCGTTGCGTGAAAGCGTGCAGGGCTTTGCACTTGCTACGAATACGGGAATCTGGATCGGCGCCTGCATCCTGCTGATCATCGCCACACGAGATTCCCGTTTGCAGGCCAGCGATCGCTGGCTCTTGTACATGGTGATTCTGGTCCCTGTTTTCGCGACTCACGGGACCGGTTTTGACTACATGGTCATGGGGGACTATCACACTCTAAACCTGCTCCTGGTGGCTCTAACGGTCTACCTCTTCCTGGTCGAGTGGCGTCACGACGGAACGCTGCGCAGTTGGAGGCGGGTGGCCGCCCTGGGTCTGGTGCTCGGTGCGATGGTGGCCAACAAGGTGACTCTGCTCGCCGTGGGGATCGCATTCCTGATCCCAGTTCTGATTAGGCACCCGATCGGAAGCCGCATGGCAAAGCTGGTTGTAGTCGGTGCACTGAGTT
The genomic region above belongs to bacterium and contains:
- a CDS encoding SDR family oxidoreductase, producing MLEHTGGHQGSDRVVTLGRRGFIASHLLRELERRACPVLALGRDAVDLTEAASVDKLSGLLRSTDIVVVDAALPPERGRDFRAFSQNLRMVEHLCEVFDKNPPAHVIYLSSDAVYDASKIPLDEDSTREPINLYALMHTAREMLLDSVLETRGVPLCILRPVNIFGHGDPHGSYGPNAFVNQAIAERRITLYGRGEERRCHLYIGDAVRLIALCIEKRSRGSINLAQPGVTSFMELAQHVQKQCPFEVRFEFRPRTVPTIHRPYKITQVFRFIQNRGRPIGPIVHRPFDSRQLVRSFPEFEFTPLDTALEAFIRTAIDAASTHA